A region of Lysobacterales bacterium DNA encodes the following proteins:
- the pdsR gene encoding proteobacterial dedicated sortase system response regulator: MARQIAIVEDEPAIRANYSDALRRLGFEVQTYASRPEASSGFDIRLPDLVLIDIGLGDEPEGGFELCRELRQKSATLPIIFLTARDSDFDVISGLRLGADDYLTKDVSLPHLTARINTLFRRVDALRRPQGAEAVLKNGDLALHPERMRVTWKDEEVPLTVTEFWMVHTMVRHPGHVKSRDALMRDAQVVVDDATITSHIKRIRKKFLAIDANFDEIETMHGAGYRWRA, translated from the coding sequence ATGGCCCGACAGATCGCCATCGTCGAAGACGAACCCGCCATCCGCGCGAATTACTCGGACGCGCTGCGCCGCCTCGGCTTCGAGGTTCAGACCTATGCGTCGCGCCCCGAGGCCAGCAGCGGCTTCGACATCCGCCTGCCCGACCTCGTGCTGATCGACATCGGTCTCGGCGATGAACCCGAAGGCGGCTTCGAACTCTGCCGCGAGTTGCGCCAGAAGTCCGCGACCTTGCCGATCATCTTCCTGACCGCGCGCGATTCCGACTTCGATGTCATTTCCGGCCTGCGCCTCGGCGCCGACGATTACCTGACTAAGGACGTGTCGCTGCCGCACCTGACCGCGCGCATCAACACCCTGTTCCGTCGTGTCGACGCCCTGCGTCGTCCGCAGGGCGCGGAAGCGGTGCTGAAGAACGGCGACCTGGCCCTGCATCCGGAACGCATGCGCGTCACCTGGAAGGACGAGGAAGTGCCGCTGACCGTGACCGAATTCTGGATGGTGCACACGATGGTGCGCCACCCGGGCCACGTGAAGTCGCGCGACGCGTTGATGCGCGACGCCCAGGTCGTGGTTGACGATGCGACCATCACCTCGCACATCAAGCGCATCCGCAAGAAATTCCTTGCGATCGACGCGAACTTCGACGAGATCGAGACCATGCATGGCGCCGGCTACCGCTGGCGTGCCTGA
- a CDS encoding tetratricopeptide repeat protein has protein sequence MSPVASEQTQGQLAIPLAQWLRQPALDLRARLRLFLAIALIVDRAHRDLVVFGHLSSATILIDVDGTPILRGEVADAVAAPSHHAAPEQWFGAPPRPATDQYALGLILHELLTGRLPSARVEGQSARVAAAVTSEPAPLASQSISPVNPWPIRASEVQGDLDAIIARALQREPMARYASVAELMADVQRHLDGRPVLAIDDAPHTRGMRPLALHQRRWFASLGALVVVLAGALVFAVLELRAARQVSADAEAARARVQAVDDTLVLLLTTPRDTTRGADLRVTELLDDTARQIAADETLSGDARIALHTLLARAYASFGRDELALAQTELGLAQVRTEAQATAGLRLPLLQVQAQVTALRCQPAAAERAIHALQDEGDRLGSAAAQAEAAVAMARLADCRDDFQAQDDASATAMRLTLDHPEAFDTHAAAVELRARAAFGRGDLAAAEKILRDALARWPDKQPALAARWAVLRHLLLQLTAARGDLAGAETIARDNLARYQQRHGDTAHPSSIAARSALASILFDRGELQTSLSENDRALADAVVWYGADAEASLLIAANRANVLKGLGRYDEAEQEYRRVIAAFEHLKDTPGSTETRLIHSFNLLELLNERQRFSEAATLGESLLAEAETALGHDHIVTLETRDALGVTALGRGDANAAEALHRAAFAAKQKVLGDDSPYTATARYRRALALMKLGRSEEARVELDAALTTRRTALGPDHPDTKAAERALRDLRD, from the coding sequence GTGTCGCCCGTCGCATCCGAACAGACCCAGGGCCAACTGGCCATTCCGCTGGCGCAATGGCTGCGCCAACCCGCGCTCGACCTTCGTGCGCGCCTGCGCCTGTTCCTCGCGATCGCCTTGATCGTCGACCGCGCCCATCGCGATCTGGTCGTGTTCGGACACTTGAGCAGCGCGACCATCCTGATCGATGTCGACGGCACGCCGATCCTGCGCGGCGAAGTCGCCGATGCCGTGGCCGCACCCTCGCACCATGCCGCGCCGGAACAATGGTTCGGCGCACCGCCGCGCCCGGCCACCGATCAATACGCACTGGGCCTGATCCTGCACGAACTGCTGACCGGTCGACTGCCGTCGGCGCGGGTCGAAGGACAGTCGGCCCGGGTCGCGGCCGCGGTCACCAGCGAACCGGCGCCGTTGGCCAGCCAGTCGATCAGCCCGGTGAATCCGTGGCCGATCCGCGCCAGCGAGGTGCAGGGCGATCTCGACGCGATCATCGCGCGTGCACTGCAGCGCGAGCCGATGGCCCGCTACGCCTCGGTCGCGGAGTTGATGGCGGATGTCCAGCGCCACCTCGACGGCCGGCCGGTTCTGGCCATCGACGACGCGCCGCACACACGCGGCATGCGGCCGCTGGCGCTGCACCAGCGGCGGTGGTTCGCGAGCCTCGGCGCGCTGGTCGTGGTGCTGGCCGGCGCACTGGTCTTTGCCGTCCTCGAATTGCGCGCGGCCCGACAGGTCAGCGCAGACGCCGAAGCGGCGCGGGCGCGTGTGCAAGCGGTCGACGACACCCTGGTCCTGCTGCTGACGACACCGCGCGACACCACCCGCGGCGCCGATCTGCGCGTGACCGAACTGCTCGACGACACGGCGCGCCAGATCGCCGCCGACGAGACCTTGAGCGGCGATGCCCGCATCGCGCTGCACACCCTGCTGGCGCGCGCGTATGCGTCGTTCGGGCGCGATGAACTCGCGCTCGCCCAAACCGAACTCGGTCTCGCGCAAGTGCGGACCGAAGCACAGGCCACGGCCGGACTGCGCCTGCCCTTGCTGCAAGTGCAGGCGCAAGTCACCGCGTTGCGTTGTCAGCCGGCAGCGGCCGAGCGCGCGATTCACGCCTTGCAGGACGAAGGCGATCGGCTGGGCTCGGCCGCAGCACAGGCGGAAGCCGCCGTCGCCATGGCTCGGCTCGCCGACTGCCGCGACGATTTCCAGGCGCAGGATGACGCGTCGGCGACGGCGATGCGCCTGACCCTGGATCACCCTGAAGCCTTCGACACGCATGCCGCGGCGGTCGAACTGCGTGCCCGCGCGGCGTTCGGTCGGGGCGATCTGGCCGCGGCCGAAAAGATCCTGCGCGATGCACTCGCGCGCTGGCCCGACAAGCAACCTGCACTCGCGGCACGCTGGGCCGTGCTGCGCCATCTGCTGCTGCAGTTGACGGCGGCCCGTGGCGATCTCGCCGGCGCCGAAACCATCGCCCGCGACAATCTCGCGCGGTACCAGCAACGGCATGGCGATACCGCGCACCCCTCATCGATCGCCGCACGCAGTGCGCTCGCGTCGATCCTGTTCGATCGTGGCGAGCTTCAAACGTCGCTCTCCGAAAACGATCGGGCGCTGGCCGATGCCGTCGTCTGGTATGGCGCCGATGCCGAAGCGAGCCTGCTGATCGCCGCGAACCGCGCGAACGTGCTGAAAGGACTCGGACGCTACGACGAGGCCGAGCAGGAATACCGCCGCGTCATCGCCGCGTTCGAACATCTCAAGGACACCCCGGGCAGCACCGAGACGCGATTGATCCACAGTTTCAACCTGCTCGAACTGCTGAACGAGCGTCAGCGTTTCAGCGAAGCGGCGACCTTGGGCGAATCCCTGCTCGCAGAAGCCGAGACCGCGCTCGGACACGATCACATCGTCACCCTGGAGACCCGCGATGCCCTTGGCGTCACGGCGCTCGGTCGCGGCGATGCCAACGCCGCCGAAGCCCTGCATCGCGCCGCCTTCGCCGCCAAGCAGAAAGTGCTCGGCGACGACTCGCCCTACACCGCCACCGCCCGCTACCGCCGCGCGCTCGCGCTCATGAAGCTCGGCCGCAGCGAAGAAGCCCGCGTCGAACTCGACGCCGCCCTCACCACCCGCCGCACCGCACTCGGCCCCGACCACCCGGACACGAAAGCGGCGGAGCGTGCGTTGCGCGATCTCCGCGACTGA
- a CDS encoding phosphoribosylaminoimidazolesuccinocarboxamide synthase yields MPASLRSRAVSYRSMSLTQIPGLTLLHRGKVRDVYALPGNELLIVASDRLSAFDVILPDPIPGKGEILTQLSNFWFAKTADWMPNHLSTRSLPEVLPRGTPVVEYERRSVVAKRLKPVPVEAIARGYIIGSGWKDYQATGRISGVELPPGLQLAEQLREPIFTPSTKAAVGDHDENIGFDALVAKVGGAIAEQVRALTLKLYSYAADYARGHGIIIADTKFEFGIDEQGTLRVMDEILTPDSSRFWDASEYRPGISPPSFDKQFVRDYLETLHWNKKAPGPMLPKRVIEGTRERYAEALKRLSGIAL; encoded by the coding sequence ATGCCGGCCTCGCTTCGGAGCCGCGCCGTGTCCTACCGCTCGATGTCGCTGACCCAGATCCCCGGCCTGACCCTGCTTCATCGCGGCAAGGTGCGTGATGTCTACGCACTACCCGGCAATGAACTGCTGATCGTGGCCAGCGACCGCCTCTCCGCCTTCGACGTGATCTTGCCCGACCCGATTCCGGGCAAGGGTGAAATCCTCACGCAACTATCTAATTTCTGGTTCGCGAAGACCGCGGACTGGATGCCGAACCACTTGTCCACGCGCAGTCTGCCGGAGGTGCTGCCTCGCGGTACGCCCGTCGTCGAGTATGAACGCCGCAGCGTCGTCGCGAAGCGCTTGAAGCCGGTGCCGGTCGAAGCCATTGCGCGCGGTTACATCATCGGCTCGGGCTGGAAGGATTATCAGGCCACGGGCCGGATCAGCGGTGTCGAGTTGCCGCCGGGCCTGCAATTGGCCGAACAGCTCCGCGAGCCGATCTTCACGCCCTCGACCAAGGCGGCGGTCGGCGACCACGACGAGAACATCGGTTTCGACGCGCTGGTCGCGAAGGTCGGCGGCGCCATCGCCGAACAGGTGCGGGCGCTGACACTCAAGCTCTACAGCTACGCCGCCGACTACGCGCGCGGGCACGGCATCATCATCGCCGACACCAAGTTCGAGTTCGGCATCGACGAGCAGGGCACGTTGCGGGTCATGGACGAGATCCTGACACCGGACTCGTCGCGCTTCTGGGACGCCTCCGAGTATCGCCCGGGCATCAGCCCGCCCAGCTTCGACAAGCAATTCGTGCGCGACTATCTGGAAACCCTGCACTGGAACAAGAAGGCGCCCGGGCCCATGCTCCCGAAGCGGGTGATCGAAGGCACGCGTGAACGCTATGCCGAGGCACTGAAGCGGTTGTCCGGCATCGCGCTTTGA
- a CDS encoding DMT family transporter has product MRTPAFTARDIGLIAIICLAWGCNFLTSAAALRELPPLLFTALRMGVLGLVLLPFMRRPPRAQWPLLIAVVVCNVVLHFGLSFWSLKLAGDLASPAIVMQSYVPMAVLLAWWLRGERFAWRTGLAILVSFAGILVLGFDPIVLDNPQSLSLMLVSALFLAIGTVLMRGLAGIDAFSMQAWSAWIGLGPLLAWSAWVEPDAFVAVAQAGWIAWGGVLWAALVASLLGHTLFFMLVQKHPVAQIAPYLLMAPIVAILLGVFVWGDHPGPRLWFGGAMVLGGVLAIALRTLAKQRVVSVEPSEI; this is encoded by the coding sequence ATGCGGACGCCTGCGTTCACGGCACGCGACATCGGCCTGATCGCGATCATCTGCCTCGCCTGGGGCTGCAACTTCCTGACCTCGGCCGCGGCATTGCGTGAATTGCCGCCGTTATTGTTCACGGCCCTGCGCATGGGCGTGCTGGGCCTGGTGCTGCTGCCGTTCATGCGCCGTCCGCCACGCGCGCAGTGGCCGTTGCTGATTGCAGTCGTGGTCTGCAATGTCGTGCTGCATTTCGGCCTGAGTTTCTGGTCGCTCAAGCTGGCCGGAGATCTCGCCTCGCCGGCAATCGTGATGCAGAGCTACGTGCCGATGGCCGTGCTGCTGGCATGGTGGCTGCGCGGAGAGCGCTTCGCCTGGCGCACGGGGCTCGCCATCCTCGTCAGTTTCGCCGGCATCCTGGTGCTCGGTTTCGACCCGATCGTGCTCGACAACCCGCAGTCGCTGAGCCTGATGCTGGTCTCGGCGTTGTTCCTCGCGATCGGGACGGTGCTCATGCGCGGCCTCGCCGGCATCGACGCGTTCTCCATGCAGGCATGGTCGGCCTGGATCGGCCTCGGCCCCTTGCTGGCGTGGAGCGCATGGGTCGAGCCCGATGCGTTCGTGGCCGTCGCACAGGCCGGCTGGATCGCTTGGGGTGGTGTGCTGTGGGCCGCATTGGTCGCCTCCCTGCTCGGGCACACGCTGTTCTTCATGCTGGTGCAGAAACATCCGGTTGCGCAGATCGCGCCCTACCTGCTGATGGCACCGATCGTCGCGATCCTGCTCGGCGTCTTCGTCTGGGGCGACCACCCCGGGCCGCGACTCTGGTTCGGCGGTGCGATGGTGCTGGGCGGCGTGCTCGCGATCGCGCTGCGCACGCTCGCAAAACAGCGCGTCGTGTCGGTGGAGCCGAGCGAGATCTGA
- a CDS encoding MMPL family transporter, which translates to MIGSSNQGAFGRALENIVFGNRMLVLALFALVTAVMLFFAAQLRVDAGFKKQIPLDHEFMKTFLDYEQEFGGANRVLVAVMDKNGNMFNKKFMQTMEMVTNDVISLDEVDDARVRSIFTPNVRFVEVVEDGFAGGNVIPSSFTPNSEGFEPTPEDFATIRSNIVKAGVVGRLVAKDFSGAMVWADLVPEGGAAHTKLDYQKIAGQFEAIRQKYEKDGLSIHVIGFAKMVGDIADGARSVINFFLLTIGFTWLLLFLYSMSGKLASLTVLAALISVVWMLGALRLLGYGIDPMNMLTPFLIFAIAVSHGEQMINRFRGEIFYGGLEEGTIEELRQREAQAVPALEAARRSFRMLLVPGAVALLAGCIGFATIMLIDIRMVRELAITATIGVALTILTDLILLPVLLSYTNLSNLHKKREYRLRQLTKFDAMWRVMAKLSKPMPALVVILIGATIWFFAEAQGDKVMVGDAQEGVAELRPEARYNTDAKLITQKFALGVDMINVIAEGGPFACTESPKAMALIDRFAWHMSNVEGVQQVITLPNIAKVIYAGYNEGNVRWRVIPRDSNLLRQSLQAIESDSGLIDSPECKAMPVQIFTTDHRATTIDRVVKAVEAFRTENKSYDVNFRVNRDKAVEAAAANGEEYRTDQANLRLATGNVGVMAAINDKVREVEHMMLYLLYAAVFVMCLLSFRSPLAALCITLPLVLVTELGHTLMVELGIGMKVNTLTVVALGVGIGVDYAIYIYARMAESMHSGRTLTEAYFGALKTTGIAIFYTALTLAAGVATWIWSDLKFQADMGVMLTFMFIVNMIAAMIFLPALCRWLLRPREAH; encoded by the coding sequence ATGATCGGTAGCAGCAATCAAGGCGCCTTCGGCCGGGCACTCGAAAACATCGTCTTCGGCAATCGCATGCTGGTACTGGCGCTGTTCGCGCTGGTGACCGCGGTGATGCTGTTCTTCGCGGCACAGTTGCGCGTCGACGCCGGGTTCAAGAAGCAGATCCCGCTCGACCACGAATTCATGAAGACGTTCCTCGACTACGAGCAGGAGTTCGGCGGTGCCAACCGCGTGCTCGTGGCGGTGATGGACAAGAACGGCAACATGTTCAACAAGAAGTTCATGCAGACCATGGAAATGGTCACGAACGACGTGATCTCGCTCGACGAGGTCGACGACGCCCGCGTGCGTTCGATCTTCACGCCGAACGTGCGTTTCGTCGAAGTCGTCGAGGATGGCTTCGCCGGCGGCAACGTCATCCCGTCGTCGTTCACGCCGAACAGCGAAGGCTTCGAACCGACGCCCGAAGATTTCGCCACGATCCGGTCGAACATCGTCAAGGCCGGCGTGGTCGGCCGTCTCGTCGCCAAGGATTTCTCCGGCGCCATGGTCTGGGCTGACCTCGTGCCCGAGGGCGGTGCCGCCCACACCAAGCTCGACTACCAGAAGATCGCCGGGCAGTTCGAAGCCATCCGGCAGAAATACGAGAAGGACGGGCTCAGCATCCACGTGATCGGGTTCGCGAAGATGGTCGGCGATATCGCCGACGGCGCGCGCTCGGTGATCAACTTCTTCCTGCTCACCATCGGCTTCACCTGGTTGCTGCTGTTCCTGTATTCGATGTCCGGCAAGCTGGCTTCGCTCACCGTGCTGGCGGCGCTGATTTCAGTCGTCTGGATGCTGGGCGCATTGCGGCTGCTGGGCTACGGCATTGATCCGATGAACATGCTGACGCCGTTCCTGATCTTCGCGATCGCGGTCAGCCACGGCGAGCAGATGATCAACCGGTTCCGTGGCGAGATCTTCTACGGCGGGCTCGAAGAAGGCACGATCGAAGAGCTGCGGCAGCGCGAAGCGCAGGCCGTGCCGGCGCTGGAAGCGGCACGCCGGTCCTTCCGCATGCTGCTGGTCCCGGGGGCGGTCGCGCTGCTCGCCGGCTGCATCGGCTTCGCGACGATCATGCTGATCGACATCCGCATGGTGCGCGAGCTGGCGATCACGGCGACCATCGGCGTGGCCCTGACCATCCTGACCGACCTGATCCTGCTGCCCGTCCTGCTCAGCTACACGAACCTCAGCAACCTGCACAAGAAGCGTGAGTACCGCCTGCGCCAGCTGACCAAGTTCGACGCGATGTGGCGGGTGATGGCGAAGCTCAGCAAGCCGATGCCGGCCCTGGTCGTCATCCTGATCGGAGCGACGATCTGGTTCTTCGCCGAAGCACAGGGCGACAAGGTCATGGTCGGCGACGCCCAGGAAGGCGTGGCCGAGTTGCGGCCGGAGGCCCGCTACAACACCGATGCGAAACTCATCACGCAGAAGTTCGCGCTCGGCGTCGACATGATCAACGTGATCGCCGAGGGTGGTCCGTTCGCGTGCACCGAAAGTCCGAAGGCGATGGCGCTGATCGATCGCTTCGCCTGGCACATGAGCAATGTCGAAGGCGTGCAGCAGGTCATCACGCTGCCGAACATCGCCAAGGTGATCTATGCCGGCTACAACGAAGGCAACGTGCGCTGGCGCGTGATTCCGCGCGATTCCAACCTGCTGCGGCAGAGCCTGCAGGCGATCGAGTCGGACTCCGGCCTGATCGACAGCCCGGAATGCAAGGCCATGCCGGTGCAGATCTTCACTACCGACCATCGCGCCACCACCATCGACCGTGTCGTCAAGGCGGTCGAGGCCTTCCGCACCGAGAACAAGAGTTATGACGTGAACTTCCGCGTCAATCGCGACAAGGCGGTCGAAGCGGCCGCCGCGAACGGCGAGGAATACCGGACCGACCAGGCCAACCTGCGACTGGCGACCGGCAACGTCGGCGTGATGGCAGCGATCAACGACAAGGTGCGCGAAGTCGAGCACATGATGCTGTACCTGCTGTACGCGGCGGTGTTCGTGATGTGCCTGCTGAGCTTCCGCTCGCCGCTGGCAGCCTTGTGCATCACCCTGCCGCTGGTGCTGGTGACCGAGCTCGGGCACACGCTGATGGTGGAACTCGGCATCGGCATGAAGGTGAATACGCTGACCGTGGTCGCGCTCGGCGTCGGCATCGGTGTCGACTACGCCATCTACATCTACGCGCGCATGGCCGAGTCGATGCATTCCGGACGCACGCTCACCGAAGCCTATTTCGGTGCGCTCAAGACCACCGGCATCGCGATCTTCTATACCGCGCTGACCCTGGCCGCGGGCGTGGCGACGTGGATCTGGTCCGACCTGAAGTTCCAGGCCGACATGGGCGTGATGCTGACCTTCATGTTCATCGTCAACATGATCGCCGCGATGATCTTTCTGCCCGCACTTTGCCGCTGGCTGCTGCGCCCGCGCGAAGCGCACTGA
- a CDS encoding ribulose-phosphate 3-epimerase, whose amino-acid sequence MRQPAVIAPSILSANFARLGDEVDAVLAAGADWVHFDVMDNHYVPNLTIGPLVCEALRKHGVKAPIDVHLMVKPVDRIVPEFAQAGATLISFHPEASEHVDRTIQLIKSHGCQAGLVFNPATPLHHLDHTLDQLDLVLIMSVNPGFGGQSFLPGALDKLRAVRERIDRSGRTIRLEVDGGVKADNIADIARAGADTFVAGSAIFNASDYATTIAAMRAAIG is encoded by the coding sequence ATGCGCCAGCCCGCCGTCATCGCCCCCTCCATCCTGTCCGCGAACTTCGCGCGCCTCGGCGACGAGGTCGACGCCGTGCTCGCGGCCGGCGCCGACTGGGTGCATTTCGACGTGATGGACAACCACTACGTGCCGAACCTGACCATCGGCCCGCTGGTTTGCGAGGCGCTGCGCAAGCACGGCGTGAAAGCACCGATCGACGTGCACCTGATGGTCAAGCCGGTCGACCGCATCGTGCCGGAGTTCGCCCAGGCCGGCGCGACCCTGATCAGCTTCCATCCGGAAGCGAGCGAGCATGTCGACCGCACGATCCAGCTGATCAAGTCGCACGGCTGCCAGGCCGGCCTCGTGTTCAATCCGGCCACGCCCCTGCATCACCTCGACCACACCCTCGACCAGCTCGATCTGGTGCTGATCATGTCGGTCAATCCCGGTTTCGGCGGCCAGAGTTTCCTCCCCGGTGCGCTCGACAAACTGCGTGCCGTGCGCGAACGCATCGACCGCAGCGGCCGCACCATCCGCCTTGAAGTCGATGGCGGCGTGAAAGCCGACAACATCGCCGACATCGCCCGCGCCGGCGCCGACACCTTCGTCGCCGGCTCCGCCATCTTCAACGCTTCCGATTACGCCACCACGATCGCGGCCATGCGCGCGGCGATCGGGTGA
- a CDS encoding TerB family tellurite resistance protein has protein sequence MNWKPAFVGAVVGTIITRARTPWGPVIGGVLGALFLERLFPQLRDAPKAAFTEPLFELAGGLAKADGRVSEAEIATATTWMERLDLDAPMRKRSIAAFDRGRADAWRYESACDSLRSYTHDQPELRLMVLKLLADIAAVDAHASSQTLLDAIAERLNVARPTWDSFRAGARETRLAADYAELQITPDASDDAVKAAYRALVARHHPDRLPPDASAAARRAASDKTSTLNAAYERIQRARGLH, from the coding sequence ATGAACTGGAAACCGGCTTTCGTCGGCGCCGTGGTCGGCACCATCATCACCCGCGCGCGCACGCCCTGGGGTCCGGTGATCGGCGGGGTCCTGGGCGCCCTGTTCCTCGAGCGCCTGTTCCCGCAGTTGCGCGACGCCCCCAAAGCCGCATTCACCGAGCCACTGTTTGAGCTCGCCGGCGGGCTGGCCAAGGCCGACGGCCGCGTCTCGGAAGCCGAGATCGCCACCGCGACCACATGGATGGAACGCCTCGATCTCGATGCGCCGATGCGCAAACGTTCGATCGCGGCCTTCGACCGCGGTCGCGCCGATGCCTGGCGCTACGAATCAGCTTGCGACAGTCTGCGCAGCTACACGCACGACCAGCCGGAGCTGCGCCTGATGGTGCTGAAGCTGCTGGCCGACATCGCCGCCGTCGACGCTCATGCCTCGTCGCAGACGCTGCTCGATGCGATCGCCGAACGTCTGAATGTCGCACGTCCGACCTGGGACAGTTTTCGTGCCGGCGCACGCGAGACACGGCTCGCGGCCGACTATGCGGAACTGCAGATCACGCCCGACGCCAGCGACGATGCCGTCAAGGCGGCTTACCGCGCCCTGGTTGCGCGCCATCATCCCGATCGTCTGCCGCCCGATGCCAGCGCCGCCGCGCGCCGTGCCGCCAGCGACAAGACCAGCACGCTCAACGCCGCCTACGAGCGCATCCAGCGCGCGCGCGGCCTGCACTGA
- a CDS encoding histidine kinase, with protein sequence MTLRLKLFLIALVTLLLPWAGFQFIKQMELLLREGQERAQLSSARALAQAFVATAPALPATGRVAVLPDAPPVLLLDGSPDDWQEAALQPWPSVAPLGRVHLAARASTLFGLIEVKDRSRVRADPDPLNVGASDHIELRLGAGDRRYVYELGNAAPGPLQVRVDAPDAPALQGEWVETGDGYRVEFSLFLPRDGLALAAHVVDAGGQGGARTYPVFGDPGRGEDTLLLWLSDAGFTRALQPLVPPGARLRVLAADARVLGKAGKLDVGDSESRTLWPNSWIYRALLAPPLVDASDYAWDLDTLDVDEVWQALTGIEASVWRPSNNERTVIVAAVVPLRWDGAVRGALVMEQSSDALLVIANDAVAKLMATSLIAVLIASLVLFGFAGILSFRIRRLRNATERALRPDGRLDPKLPHLQSVDEVGDLSRSFARLLDEIGGYNDYLRTLASKLSHELNTPLAIVRSSLDNLDHEPLPPEARVYADRARAGADRLWGILRTMHEASRMEKAIKAAEAEDFDLTRVVRGCAEAYRGIAGNRQVHMMVPESPIRFHGAPDLIAQALDKLFDNAKGFTPEGGWIRIKLALDVDGVEISVANSGPPLPAKMQERLFDSLVSMRDTGSLRAAGEVPHLGLGLYIVRLIAEAHDGSALAYNLPAEAGVEFRLHLKGMPR encoded by the coding sequence ATGACCCTGCGTCTCAAATTGTTCCTGATCGCGCTGGTCACCCTGCTGTTGCCGTGGGCGGGATTCCAGTTCATCAAGCAGATGGAACTGCTGCTGCGCGAAGGCCAGGAGCGCGCGCAGTTGTCGTCGGCACGTGCGTTGGCCCAGGCCTTCGTCGCAACCGCCCCCGCTTTGCCGGCCACCGGACGCGTCGCGGTGCTGCCGGATGCGCCGCCGGTCCTGTTGCTGGACGGCAGCCCGGATGACTGGCAGGAAGCGGCATTGCAACCGTGGCCGAGCGTGGCGCCGCTCGGGCGCGTGCACCTCGCGGCGCGCGCGAGCACCTTGTTCGGACTGATCGAGGTCAAGGATCGCAGCCGCGTGCGCGCCGATCCCGATCCGCTGAATGTCGGCGCCTCCGATCACATCGAACTGCGTCTCGGCGCCGGTGACCGGCGCTACGTCTACGAACTCGGCAATGCCGCGCCCGGTCCGCTGCAGGTACGCGTCGACGCACCCGATGCCCCGGCGCTGCAGGGGGAATGGGTCGAGACCGGCGACGGTTATCGGGTCGAATTCTCGCTGTTCCTGCCGCGCGATGGTCTGGCGCTGGCGGCGCACGTCGTCGACGCCGGGGGGCAGGGCGGCGCGCGCACGTACCCGGTGTTCGGTGATCCCGGGCGCGGCGAAGACACCTTGCTGCTGTGGCTCAGCGATGCCGGCTTCACGCGCGCGCTGCAGCCGCTGGTGCCACCGGGTGCGCGCCTGCGCGTGCTCGCGGCCGACGCGCGCGTGCTCGGCAAGGCCGGCAAGCTCGACGTCGGCGACAGCGAATCGCGCACGCTCTGGCCGAATTCGTGGATCTACCGCGCCTTGCTGGCGCCGCCCCTGGTCGATGCCAGCGACTATGCCTGGGATCTCGACACCCTCGATGTCGACGAGGTCTGGCAGGCCCTGACGGGCATCGAGGCCAGTGTCTGGCGGCCATCGAACAACGAACGCACGGTGATCGTCGCGGCCGTCGTGCCGCTGCGCTGGGATGGCGCCGTGCGCGGCGCACTGGTGATGGAGCAGTCCAGCGACGCATTGCTGGTGATCGCGAACGACGCGGTCGCGAAACTGATGGCGACCAGCCTGATCGCGGTGCTGATCGCGAGCCTGGTGCTGTTCGGCTTCGCCGGCATCCTGTCGTTCCGCATCCGCCGCCTGCGCAATGCCACCGAGCGCGCGCTGCGTCCTGATGGCCGCCTCGATCCGAAGTTGCCGCACCTGCAATCAGTCGATGAAGTGGGCGATCTGTCGCGCAGCTTCGCGCGTCTGCTCGACGAAATCGGCGGCTACAACGACTACCTGCGTACGCTGGCCAGCAAGCTCTCGCACGAATTGAACACGCCGCTCGCGATCGTGCGTTCATCGCTCGACAACCTCGATCACGAACCGCTGCCGCCGGAAGCGCGGGTCTATGCCGATCGCGCCCGTGCCGGTGCCGATCGGCTCTGGGGCATCCTGCGCACGATGCATGAAGCCAGCCGCATGGAAAAGGCGATCAAGGCCGCGGAAGCCGAGGACTTCGATCTCACCCGCGTGGTGCGGGGTTGCGCCGAGGCGTATCGCGGCATCGCCGGCAATCGTCAGGTGCACATGATGGTGCCGGAGTCGCCGATCCGCTTCCACGGCGCACCGGACCTGATCGCGCAGGCGCTGGACAAGCTCTTCGACAACGCCAAGGGCTTCACGCCCGAAGGTGGCTGGATCCGCATCAAGCTCGCGTTGGACGTCGATGGCGTCGAGATCAGCGTCGCGAACTCCGGCCCGCCTTTGCCAGCAAAGATGCAGGAACGATTGTTCGATTCGCTGGTGTCGATGCGCGATACCGGTTCACTGCGCGCAGCCGGCGAAGTGCCGCATCTCGGTCTCGGCCTCTACATCGTGCGCTTGATTGCCGAAGCGCACGACGGCAGCGCACTCGCCTACAACCTGCCGGCCGAGGCCGGCGTCGAGTTCCGGCTGCACCTCAAGGGCATGCCGCGCTGA